The genomic DNA CGGGCAGTAGCCCGCCTCACCGGCCTGCCCCTGGTCTGCACCGTTCACGAATTCAAGACCGATGCTCGTTGGCTGTCGCGTTTGTGGATTGCGCCCTGGGTGTGCGCGATCAGTGACGCGCTTCGTGATCACCTCATCCAATTCTACGGCGTTAATCCGGCGTGTGTTACCGTCACTCGGATAGGGGCGCTTCCAACTCTGCCCGACCCTTCTGCCGCTGACCGCTTACGTCACGCTTTGAGCGATGCGCCGTCAGGGCCTATCCTTGGTTACGTTGGCCGGCTTTCGCCAGAGAAAGGCGTAGCGACTTTGATTTACGCCTTGCCTCAGGTGCTTCAAGCACATCCAACTGCCCGCGTCGTCATCATCGGCGACGGCATCGAACGTCGCGTATTGGAAACATTGGCTACCTCCCTGGGCCTTGGCGATCAAGTGTGCTTTATGGGCGAACAAGTAGATGCGCCCCAATTGATGACCGCGATGGATGTGGTGGTTGTGCCGTCATTATCGGAAGGGTTTGGGTTGACGGCGGTTGAGGCGATGGCGGCGGCGAAACCGGTGGTGGCAAGCGCCGTTGGCGGACTGGTGGAAGTGGTTGAAGATGGGGTCACCGGGTTTTTAGTTCCACCAACTGATCCGGTTGCTTTGTCCGGGCGAATCATCGAGGTGTTAGCTAACCCGGCGCGGGCTGTTGCGATGGGAGCGGCCGGGCAGAAAAAAGTGGCCGAGTGGACTCCGGCGCAGGCGGCGGAAATAACAGAAGCGCTTTATCGGCGCGCTCTTGCCAATCATGCCTGAGTACCCTAATCAAAGAATCAATGTGTTAGGCGTGTGGATCGACTCGCTCGGTCTGGCCGAACTGCTGGAGCGTGTTTCTGCACTGGCGCGCGATGGCGAGCAACATACCGTGATGTATGCTAACGTTCACGTTCTCAACACTGTCGTAGAGGATGCGCTGCTGCGCCGCACTTTGAATAACGCAGACCTCGTTTATTGCGATGGCGATGGAGTGCGTCTGGGCGCGCGTTTGCTCGGCCAGCATTTGCCGCAACGAATGACGGGTGCGGACTGGATTTATCCGGCGTGCGAGCACTGGCAGCAAGAAGGGCTGTCTGTTTTCTTTTTTGGCGGCGCGCCCGGTGTGGCTGACCGGGCTGTGGCAAAACTCAAGCGGCAGTATCCGGCACTCCGCATTGCCGGGACTCACGCCGGCTTCTTTACAGACTCTTCAGCCGTCGTCGCCGCCGTCAATGTCGCCCGCCCCGACATCTTGCTGGCCGGGATGGGCACACCGATTCAAGAGCGGTGGGTGGCTGAACATGCCACGCATCTTGAAGTGTCAGTAATTTGGACGGTGGGGGCGGTGATGGATTTTGTGTCTGGCGAAGCGCCGCGCGCGCCGCGCTGGATGCTCGGCTACGGGTTGGAATGGTTGGGCCGCCTCCTGGCCGAGCCACGGCGGTTGTGGCGGCGTTATCTGATTGGCAACCCGCTGTTTTTGTGGCGAGTGCTTCAACAGCGATTGGGGTTGTTGCGCTTTGAAGATTGATGGCAAGGTGGGCGAGCGTGTAATTTGTGATGAGGCAATCAATGCAAACGGATATGAACCAGACCCGTGAGGCCAACCGCGCTTCTTCAGCCTCCGTCGGCTACTTGATCAAAGAAACCGTCCTGTTTTTGGCCTTTTGCTATCTGATGTTCTTTGTGAACACGTGGCGGGTTTACGCCAGTTATGATCACATCCGATTCGGCGTTGCGGCGCTTACGGTGATGTCACTGGGGTGGCTGGCTCTCGGCATGTGGCGGGGCCATGGCGCGCTTCTGCCTATGCCGCTGACATGGCCTCAGCTTCTCTTTCTTGGAGTCTATTTGTTCACTGCTCTCACTTCGACAGATCCTCGCCGCTCGCTGGATGAAGTCTGGGTAGCGGGCGCAAATATTTTTATCTTTGCTCTAACAGTGGAACTGGTAAATCGGGGTTGGCCGCGCGAGTTATTTGTCAAGACGCTATTGCTAGCGAGTACGTTGATCGTCGGCCTGGCTTGGTGGATGGCTATGGGCTGGTACCGAGCCTGGCTGACAACCTCGCCCGGATCGTGGGTGCCGGAAATTG from Chloroflexota bacterium includes the following:
- a CDS encoding glycosyltransferase family 4 protein; translated protein: MKILFLRPRAELGGASRHMLALATALAERGHAVTLGTGGGEWRDQFAHPVSLPLYPSTARNLIASIGQTTQVTHREKIDVIHSHHRFTTIVGRAVARLTGLPLVCTVHEFKTDARWLSRLWIAPWVCAISDALRDHLIQFYGVNPACVTVTRIGALPTLPDPSAADRLRHALSDAPSGPILGYVGRLSPEKGVATLIYALPQVLQAHPTARVVIIGDGIERRVLETLATSLGLGDQVCFMGEQVDAPQLMTAMDVVVVPSLSEGFGLTAVEAMAAAKPVVASAVGGLVEVVEDGVTGFLVPPTDPVALSGRIIEVLANPARAVAMGAAGQKKVAEWTPAQAAEITEALYRRALANHA
- a CDS encoding WecB/TagA/CpsF family glycosyltransferase, whose product is MPEYPNQRINVLGVWIDSLGLAELLERVSALARDGEQHTVMYANVHVLNTVVEDALLRRTLNNADLVYCDGDGVRLGARLLGQHLPQRMTGADWIYPACEHWQQEGLSVFFFGGAPGVADRAVAKLKRQYPALRIAGTHAGFFTDSSAVVAAVNVARPDILLAGMGTPIQERWVAEHATHLEVSVIWTVGAVMDFVSGEAPRAPRWMLGYGLEWLGRLLAEPRRLWRRYLIGNPLFLWRVLQQRLGLLRFED